The following are encoded together in the Adhaeribacter arboris genome:
- a CDS encoding 2Fe-2S iron-sulfur cluster-binding protein: MIHLTIEDRDGNRQDIEIPEGINLSLMEVLKASEYDILATCGGMGICATCHVQVLEAPNSLPPVNDTELDMLDTLPEAGPDSRLSCQLRVNEDMEGAIFKIKGESN, translated from the coding sequence ATGATTCACTTAACCATAGAAGACCGGGATGGGAACCGCCAGGACATTGAAATACCGGAAGGCATTAATCTTTCTCTGATGGAAGTGTTAAAAGCTTCGGAATACGATATTTTAGCTACTTGCGGCGGTATGGGAATTTGTGCTACCTGCCACGTACAGGTTTTAGAAGCTCCCAACTCCTTACCTCCTGTTAATGATACTGAATTGGATATGCTCGATACCTTACCCGAAGCCGGTCCGGATAGCCGTTTATCTTGCCAGCTGCGGGTAAATGAAGACATGGAAGGAGCTATTTTTAAGATAAAAGGAGAATCGAATTAG
- a CDS encoding aminotransferase class V-fold PLP-dependent enzyme, with the protein MPANFIFETSAQLDIQKIRADFPLLATQVYGKPLVYLDNAATTQKPELVLRAIQDYYTQYNSNVHRGVHYLSQVATTAYEDARTKVAAFINAKHTHEVIFTRGTTDGINLVANCFGRKFLKAGDSILISAIEHHSNIVPWQMICEERGATLKVIPVNEKGELILEELDELLDDTVKLVAVTYISNTLGTINPVKEIITRAHQQDIPVLVDAAQAAPHLPLDVQELDVDFLAFSSHKMYGPTGIGALYGKEAWLNQLPPYQGGGDMIKSVSFKKTTYNELPFKFEAGTPSIAEGIAFGAAIDYLQILGIPNIQEAESQLYAYAVDALQTIDELRFIGEAKHRAASISFLVGDAHPFDVGEILDKQGIAVRTGHHCTEPIMQYFNIPGTVRASIAIYNTTEEIDKLVAGIKKAVTLLS; encoded by the coding sequence ATGCCGGCAAACTTTATTTTCGAAACAAGCGCTCAACTGGACATTCAAAAAATCCGGGCAGATTTTCCGCTGCTGGCCACTCAGGTATACGGTAAACCATTAGTATATTTAGATAATGCCGCTACCACGCAAAAACCTGAGTTAGTTTTACGAGCTATTCAGGACTACTATACGCAGTACAATAGCAACGTTCACCGTGGGGTGCATTATTTAAGTCAAGTGGCCACCACGGCCTACGAAGATGCGCGCACCAAAGTAGCAGCCTTTATTAATGCCAAACATACCCACGAAGTAATCTTTACCCGCGGAACTACGGATGGCATTAACTTAGTAGCCAATTGCTTTGGTCGTAAATTCTTAAAAGCCGGCGATAGTATATTAATTTCTGCTATCGAACACCATTCGAACATTGTGCCTTGGCAAATGATTTGCGAGGAACGGGGGGCTACTCTTAAAGTAATTCCGGTAAATGAGAAAGGTGAATTAATTCTGGAAGAACTGGATGAATTACTGGATGATACGGTAAAGTTGGTAGCCGTAACCTATATTTCGAATACTTTGGGTACTATTAACCCGGTAAAAGAAATTATAACCCGGGCTCACCAACAAGATATTCCCGTATTGGTTGATGCTGCCCAAGCGGCACCCCATTTACCTTTAGACGTGCAGGAATTAGACGTAGATTTTCTGGCTTTCTCGTCGCATAAAATGTACGGGCCTACCGGAATTGGCGCTTTGTACGGCAAAGAAGCCTGGCTGAACCAGTTACCCCCTTACCAAGGTGGCGGCGACATGATTAAATCGGTTAGTTTTAAGAAAACAACTTACAACGAGTTGCCTTTTAAGTTTGAGGCGGGTACTCCCAGCATTGCCGAAGGAATTGCTTTTGGGGCCGCTATCGATTATCTCCAGATTTTAGGAATTCCTAATATTCAGGAAGCGGAAAGCCAATTATACGCGTATGCCGTTGATGCCCTGCAAACTATTGATGAGCTGCGCTTTATTGGGGAAGCCAAACACCGGGCGGCCTCTATTTCATTTTTAGTAGGCGATGCGCATCCGTTTGATGTAGGCGAAATTTTAGATAAACAAGGCATTGCGGTTCGTACCGGTCACCATTGTACGGAGCCCATTATGCAATATTTTAACATCCCGGGTACAGTAAGGGCTTCTATCGCTATTTACAATACTACCGAGGAAATAGATAAATTGGTAGCTGGTATCAAAAAAGCGGTTACCTTGTTAAGCTGA
- the sufD gene encoding Fe-S cluster assembly protein SufD, producing MANQISTLPLYQDLLHGFDSWLTSRQTTGHEFTLPLRKKAMEHFQAMGFPSRKVEDWKYTNVLPFLQEPYEFNPDIIQNTDKAAITLDNINIPGLDAYRIVLVNGQVQLALSDELPAGIQIKSIVGAESEPAFQANFGQQIKLDKYHFAALNTAWYADGLFLEVPANTVLEKPFHLIHIYAGTGNLFIQPRNLIVINRSAAVSIVESVISDNSTGDIFVNSVSEVVVKENAQVHQYYLQTNSKNVRQVNHTEVSQKRNSVYNNYTFSLPEADLLRNNLHLNLNDEYTESHLYGLYLVNGRQLTDNHTFVNHLHPHCESNEVYKGVLLDNATGVFNGKIFVQRDAQKTNAFQQNNNLLLSNKATINSKPQLEIFADDVKCSHGSTVGQLSQEAMFYLRSRGISEQTARRLLVSAFAFDVTQNIQIPAVEAYINKLITQHIPAEQELVKA from the coding sequence ATGGCTAATCAAATATCCACCCTCCCTTTATATCAAGACCTGTTACATGGTTTTGATAGTTGGTTAACGAGTAGGCAAACCACCGGCCACGAGTTCACGCTGCCTCTTCGAAAAAAGGCAATGGAGCATTTTCAAGCAATGGGTTTCCCTTCGCGTAAAGTAGAAGACTGGAAATACACCAATGTATTGCCTTTTCTCCAGGAACCGTATGAATTTAACCCGGACATTATCCAGAATACGGATAAAGCGGCTATTACGCTGGATAACATAAATATTCCAGGATTAGATGCTTACCGAATTGTATTAGTAAACGGTCAGGTACAATTGGCTTTGTCTGATGAGTTACCAGCCGGCATTCAGATAAAAAGCATTGTCGGAGCCGAAAGCGAACCTGCCTTTCAGGCCAATTTTGGGCAACAGATTAAACTGGACAAGTACCATTTTGCCGCTTTAAACACGGCTTGGTATGCCGATGGTTTATTTTTAGAAGTTCCGGCTAATACAGTTTTAGAGAAACCTTTCCATTTAATTCATATTTACGCGGGAACCGGAAACTTATTCATTCAACCCCGGAATTTAATAGTGATAAACCGGAGTGCGGCAGTTAGTATCGTGGAATCAGTTATTTCGGATAATTCTACCGGCGATATTTTTGTGAATAGTGTATCGGAGGTAGTAGTGAAAGAAAATGCTCAGGTACACCAATATTATTTGCAAACCAACAGCAAAAATGTACGGCAGGTAAACCACACCGAAGTCAGCCAGAAACGTAACAGTGTATACAATAACTACACGTTTTCTTTACCCGAAGCGGACTTGCTGCGCAACAACCTGCATCTAAACCTGAACGATGAGTATACCGAAAGTCATTTGTACGGTCTGTATTTAGTTAATGGTCGTCAGCTGACAGATAATCACACCTTTGTAAACCACTTGCATCCGCATTGCGAAAGTAATGAGGTGTATAAAGGTGTATTGTTAGATAATGCCACTGGTGTGTTTAACGGTAAAATTTTTGTGCAACGCGATGCCCAGAAAACCAACGCTTTTCAGCAAAATAACAACTTGCTATTAAGCAATAAGGCTACTATAAATTCTAAGCCGCAGTTAGAGATTTTCGCCGATGATGTAAAATGTAGTCATGGTTCTACTGTAGGGCAATTAAGCCAGGAAGCTATGTTCTATTTACGTTCCCGGGGCATTTCGGAACAAACCGCGCGCCGTTTATTGGTAAGTGCCTTTGCTTTTGATGTTACCCAGAATATTCAGATTCCGGCGGTAGAAGCCTATATAAATAAATTAATTACCCAACACATTCCTGCCGAACAGGAGTTGGTTAAAGCCTAA
- the sufB gene encoding Fe-S cluster assembly protein SufB codes for MKDSNEIINDFATKEYEYGFVTDIEMDIAPAGLDEDIIHFISNKKNEPSWLLDWRLKGYQAFQKESMPQWQNFEMPEFDFQKISYYAAPKNKKKYESLDEVDPELLATFAKLGIPLSEQKTLAGVAVDAVFDSISVATTYKEKLKELGVIFCSISEAVQEQPELVKKYLGSVVPHSDNIFAALNTAVFSDGSFVYIPKGVRCPMELSTYFRINSQNTGQFERTLIIADEGSYVSYLEGCTAPMRDENQLHAAVVELIALGNAEIKYSTVQNWYPGDKDGKGGIYNFVTKRGICKGANAKISWTQVETGSAITWKYPSVILQGDNSSGEFYSVAVTGNRQIADTGTKMYHLGKNTKSRIISKGISAGQSNNSYRGLVQIGSKADNSRNFTQCDSLLIGSHCGAHTFPYIETKNSTAMVEHEATTSKIGEDQIFYLNQRGIDTEKAVALIVNGYAKEVLNQLPMEFAVEAQKLLSITLEGSVG; via the coding sequence ATGAAAGATAGTAATGAAATAATTAACGACTTTGCCACCAAGGAATACGAGTATGGCTTTGTCACCGATATAGAAATGGATATTGCTCCGGCCGGATTGGACGAAGACATTATTCATTTTATTTCTAATAAAAAAAACGAACCATCCTGGTTACTTGACTGGCGATTAAAAGGTTATCAAGCTTTTCAGAAAGAGTCTATGCCGCAATGGCAGAATTTTGAAATGCCGGAATTTGATTTCCAGAAGATTTCCTACTATGCCGCTCCAAAGAACAAGAAAAAATACGAAAGTCTGGATGAAGTAGATCCGGAGTTATTAGCCACTTTCGCTAAACTGGGAATTCCTTTATCGGAACAAAAAACTTTGGCTGGGGTAGCGGTAGATGCGGTTTTTGATAGTATTTCGGTTGCGACTACTTATAAAGAAAAGCTAAAAGAACTTGGTGTAATTTTCTGTTCTATCAGCGAAGCCGTGCAGGAACAACCGGAACTGGTAAAGAAATACCTGGGCTCCGTAGTGCCGCATTCCGATAATATTTTTGCGGCTCTTAATACGGCCGTATTTTCCGATGGCTCTTTTGTGTACATTCCGAAAGGTGTTCGCTGCCCGATGGAGTTATCTACTTATTTCCGGATTAACAGCCAAAATACCGGCCAATTCGAGCGCACTTTAATTATTGCCGACGAAGGCAGTTATGTAAGTTACCTGGAAGGCTGCACCGCTCCTATGCGCGACGAAAACCAGTTACACGCAGCTGTTGTGGAATTGATTGCTCTGGGAAATGCGGAAATCAAATATTCTACGGTACAAAATTGGTATCCCGGCGATAAGGACGGCAAAGGTGGTATTTATAACTTTGTAACTAAACGTGGTATATGCAAAGGAGCCAATGCCAAAATTTCCTGGACGCAGGTAGAAACCGGTTCGGCCATTACCTGGAAATATCCCAGCGTTATTCTGCAAGGCGATAATTCCAGCGGTGAGTTTTATTCGGTGGCGGTAACCGGTAACCGGCAAATTGCGGATACGGGTACTAAAATGTACCATTTAGGTAAAAATACCAAAAGCCGGATTATTTCTAAAGGTATTTCCGCAGGTCAAAGTAATAACAGTTACCGGGGTTTGGTGCAAATTGGATCCAAAGCCGATAATTCCCGCAACTTTACCCAGTGTGATTCTTTGCTGATTGGCAGCCATTGCGGCGCCCATACGTTTCCTTATATCGAAACGAAGAATAGCACCGCGATGGTGGAACACGAAGCTACGACTTCTAAAATCGGGGAAGATCAGATCTTTTATTTGAATCAAAGAGGAATTGATACCGAGAAAGCAGTAGCGCTAATCGTAAACGGATACGCGAAAGAAGTTTTAAATCAACTGCCGATGGAATTTGCGGTAGAAGCACAAAAATTATTGTCTATTACCCTCGAAGGTAGCGTGGGTTAA
- a CDS encoding NAD(P)/FAD-dependent oxidoreductase, translating into MITTDICIIGAGPVGLFAVFEAGLLKMRCHLIDALPQVGGQLSEIYPQKPIYDIPGFPAINAQDLVNNLLDQINPFHPTFTLGERVEKLARQEDGSYLLTSNENTQIHCQVVVIAAGLGSFEPRKPAVERLEDFEGKGVAYMIKNPELFRDKRIVLAGGGDSALDWTLFLSEIAREVTLVHRGETFRGAPDSAEKVFTLAEQGRINLILNANVTALNGNGHLKEISVARKDKIVSSLDVDYFIPLFGLTPKLGPIADWNLAIDKSAIEVNTQDFSTNVERIYAIGDINTYPGKLKLILCGFHEAALMAQSAFKYVFPAQKLSFKYTTVNGIHAL; encoded by the coding sequence ATGATAACTACTGATATATGCATTATTGGTGCCGGTCCCGTGGGCTTATTTGCCGTTTTTGAAGCCGGATTATTAAAAATGCGTTGCCACTTAATAGATGCTCTCCCTCAGGTGGGCGGCCAATTATCGGAAATTTACCCGCAAAAACCCATCTACGATATTCCTGGCTTTCCGGCAATTAATGCCCAGGATTTAGTCAATAACCTTTTAGATCAGATTAACCCTTTTCATCCTACTTTCACCTTAGGCGAACGCGTAGAAAAACTGGCTCGCCAGGAAGATGGTTCTTACTTATTAACTTCCAACGAAAATACCCAGATTCACTGCCAGGTAGTAGTAATTGCGGCCGGACTAGGCTCTTTCGAGCCCCGTAAACCAGCCGTAGAGCGGTTAGAAGATTTTGAAGGCAAAGGCGTAGCCTACATGATAAAAAATCCGGAGTTGTTTCGGGATAAACGCATTGTTTTAGCTGGCGGTGGCGATTCCGCCCTGGATTGGACCTTATTTTTATCGGAAATAGCCCGGGAAGTTACCTTAGTCCACCGGGGCGAAACCTTCCGGGGCGCACCGGATTCTGCGGAAAAAGTATTTACTCTCGCGGAACAAGGCCGGATTAATTTAATTCTGAATGCGAATGTTACCGCTTTAAACGGCAATGGTCATTTAAAAGAAATTTCAGTAGCCCGGAAAGATAAAATAGTATCCAGCCTAGATGTAGATTATTTTATACCCCTTTTTGGTTTAACTCCTAAACTGGGCCCCATTGCCGACTGGAATTTAGCCATTGATAAATCAGCCATTGAAGTAAATACCCAGGATTTTTCGACGAATGTAGAACGAATTTACGCTATCGGGGACATTAATACGTATCCGGGTAAGCTAAAGCTAATTTTATGCGGATTTCACGAAGCGGCTCTAATGGCGCAAAGTGCTTTTAAGTACGTTTTCCCGGCTCAAAAATTGAGTTTTAAATACACCACCGTGAATGGTATTCATGCCTTATAA
- a CDS encoding helix-turn-helix transcriptional regulator: MNKTSNYLESSSVSSQSAIEKILKVLKTEGPKTAGSLAQVLGMTGEGARLHLLKLAEEGLVQATSEAKGVGRPTLNWSLTAAGNARFPNTHDNLSVQLLNTIKAELGEQVLEQIIDRRGEEVFSRYAEALKDCHSLEEKINRFATIRHQEGYIASWQKDEFGYLLVENHCPICAAATANPVICRSELRILKQVLGSEVEVKRVDHILEGARRCAYRITLVL; this comes from the coding sequence ATGAATAAAACAAGTAATTACTTGGAAAGTAGTTCTGTCAGCTCTCAATCGGCTATTGAAAAAATATTGAAGGTGCTAAAAACCGAGGGACCGAAAACAGCCGGAAGTCTTGCCCAAGTTTTAGGAATGACCGGCGAAGGTGCCCGTTTGCATCTTTTAAAATTAGCCGAAGAAGGTTTAGTACAAGCTACTTCCGAAGCGAAAGGGGTGGGACGGCCTACATTAAACTGGAGTTTAACGGCGGCAGGTAATGCGCGCTTTCCTAATACCCACGACAACTTGTCGGTGCAATTACTAAATACCATTAAAGCCGAGCTGGGCGAACAAGTTTTAGAACAAATTATTGATCGGCGGGGCGAAGAAGTTTTTTCCCGGTATGCCGAAGCATTAAAAGATTGCCATAGCTTAGAAGAAAAAATTAATCGCTTTGCTACCATCCGCCACCAGGAAGGATATATTGCGTCTTGGCAAAAAGATGAATTTGGTTATTTATTAGTCGAAAATCATTGCCCAATATGTGCAGCCGCTACGGCTAATCCCGTTATTTGCCGGTCGGAATTACGCATTTTAAAGCAGGTATTAGGCAGTGAAGTAGAGGTAAAACGCGTAGATCATATTTTGGAAGGTGCCCGCCGTTGTGCGTACCGTATTACTTTAGTGCTTTAA
- a CDS encoding HesB/IscA family protein encodes MITVSSKAKEYIGQLMAKERKDTDTFVRVGVKGGGCSGLEYQLQFDSEKKETDEEFLDKDIKVIVDRKSLLYLFGTELDYSDGLNGKGLFFNNPNASRTCSCGESFAV; translated from the coding sequence ATGATTACTGTATCCTCAAAAGCAAAAGAATATATCGGCCAGTTAATGGCAAAAGAACGTAAAGATACTGATACCTTTGTGCGGGTGGGCGTGAAAGGCGGTGGCTGCTCAGGTTTAGAGTATCAGCTGCAATTTGATTCAGAAAAAAAAGAAACCGACGAGGAATTTCTGGACAAAGACATCAAAGTAATAGTGGACCGCAAAAGTCTGCTTTATTTATTTGGTACCGAACTGGATTATTCGGATGGCCTGAATGGTAAAGGCTTGTTTTTTAATAATCCTAATGCTTCCCGGACTTGTAGTTGCGGGGAAAGCTTTGCGGTATAA
- a CDS encoding Mut7-C RNAse domain-containing protein produces the protein MDKTAYFHFFGNLNDFLPSSQKAIVVFHSFSGTPAVKDAIEALGVPHPEVDVILVNGKPEDFYYLLQLNDTVSVYPAGLYNVHFAAYSRQATLPVWNKFILDVHLGKLVKSLRLLGFDTLYRTDYDDKTIVQLSVMEERIILTRDVGLLKHKAVLWGYWLRSQHPEKQLAEVLAYFHLLPVIQPFTRCLVCNGTLSLVPKESILEKLLPKTKRYFQEFHQCQSCGRVFWKGSHYERMEAFVEKLKQAN, from the coding sequence ATGGATAAAACAGCTTACTTTCATTTTTTCGGTAACCTGAATGATTTTCTGCCTTCTTCCCAAAAAGCAATAGTTGTTTTTCACTCATTTAGTGGTACCCCGGCCGTAAAAGATGCCATAGAAGCACTAGGAGTGCCCCATCCAGAGGTAGATGTAATTTTAGTAAACGGTAAACCAGAAGATTTCTATTATCTTCTTCAATTAAACGATACTGTATCGGTTTATCCGGCCGGATTATATAATGTTCATTTCGCGGCGTATTCCCGGCAAGCTACTTTACCGGTTTGGAATAAATTTATTCTGGATGTACACTTAGGCAAATTAGTCAAAAGCCTGCGGCTACTGGGCTTTGATACGCTTTACCGTACCGACTACGACGATAAAACGATTGTGCAGCTATCTGTAATGGAAGAACGCATTATTCTTACCCGCGATGTGGGCTTGTTAAAACACAAAGCTGTGCTATGGGGATATTGGCTACGTTCGCAGCATCCGGAAAAGCAACTCGCTGAAGTGCTTGCTTATTTCCACCTTCTGCCGGTTATTCAACCATTTACCCGTTGTTTGGTTTGTAATGGTACTTTAAGTTTGGTACCAAAGGAAAGCATATTGGAAAAATTACTACCCAAAACGAAACGCTATTTTCAGGAATTTCATCAATGCCAGAGTTGCGGCCGGGTCTTCTGGAAAGGTTCTCACTATGAGCGCATGGAAGCCTTTGTGGAGAAACTAAAACAAGCCAATTAG
- a CDS encoding metal-sulfur cluster assembly factor produces MNPSELRDKVEEALRTVHDPEIPVNIYDLGLVYEIKVEEGSKVRVTMTLTAPACPAAGDIIFETQSKLESIEGVTDAYVLLTFDPPWNRDMMSEEAKLELGFL; encoded by the coding sequence ATGAACCCTTCGGAATTAAGAGATAAAGTAGAAGAAGCTTTACGAACAGTACACGACCCGGAAATTCCGGTAAATATTTACGATTTGGGTTTAGTGTACGAAATTAAAGTAGAAGAAGGTTCGAAGGTTAGAGTTACCATGACTTTAACCGCCCCAGCTTGCCCCGCAGCTGGCGATATTATTTTTGAAACTCAGAGTAAACTAGAATCAATTGAAGGAGTAACGGATGCCTACGTGCTTCTCACCTTCGACCCACCTTGGAACCGCGACATGATGAGCGAGGAAGCTAAATTAGAGTTAGGTTTCTTATAG
- a CDS encoding NADPH-dependent FMN reductase, with product MHIAILSTSVRAGRNSHRVGLYFKKYVEKNEIATADLIDLQDYKFPIFEERLRFMIDPSPQIVDFATRIKNADGVVVITPEYNGGFPASLKNVIDLLSVEWKRKPTGIVTVSTGAFGGVLVYPSLIFSLWKKGVWVIPARYQVPHVQEAFDENGYPADITGTEKRTQTFLQELVWCMEAREKMNPPD from the coding sequence ATGCATATCGCCATTCTTTCCACGAGTGTTCGTGCCGGGCGAAATAGCCACCGGGTAGGGCTTTATTTTAAAAAATACGTAGAGAAAAATGAAATTGCAACTGCGGATTTAATTGATTTGCAGGATTATAAATTTCCTATTTTCGAAGAAAGGCTACGATTTATGATTGACCCTTCTCCTCAAATTGTAGATTTTGCTACCCGCATAAAAAATGCTGACGGAGTAGTGGTAATTACTCCGGAATACAACGGTGGATTTCCGGCAAGTTTGAAAAATGTGATTGATTTGTTATCGGTAGAATGGAAGCGGAAACCTACGGGAATTGTTACGGTATCTACTGGTGCATTTGGTGGGGTTTTAGTTTATCCTTCACTAATATTTTCTTTATGGAAGAAAGGAGTTTGGGTAATACCCGCCCGCTACCAGGTACCCCATGTTCAAGAAGCCTTTGACGAAAACGGATATCCGGCAGATATTACGGGTACAGAAAAAAGAACCCAAACCTTTTTGCAAGAATTAGTATGGTGCATGGAAGCAAGAGAGAAAATGAATCCTCCTGATTGA
- a CDS encoding peptidoglycan DD-metalloendopeptidase family protein, with the protein MAAKEIKKLAPIVFGIATDSLAIVEGTIERGESISDILTHYNISPTTVHNLAQKAKSVFNVRRIQSQRPYVLLHTLDSAQTAQYFIYEPSNSDYVIYDLRGDLAVTRHEREIKVVERELAGEIKGSLYESVLAAGGSAQLVNQLADIYAWRLNLNHLQPGDQFKLIYEEKLVNSNSIGYGILKAAFFEHSGQPLYAIGFDQGKGISYFDQDGKSFKKAFLKEPLEYTRISSRYTMSRFHPVQKRFKAHLGTDFAAPRGTPIRSVGEGKIVEAAYNFGNGYYVKIQHNKTFTTQYLHLSRFAKGIRRGRSVAQGQTIGYVGSTGLSTGPHLCYRLWKNGKQVDALRVKLPLAEPVNQKIKQLFLPVKQK; encoded by the coding sequence GTGGCTGCAAAAGAAATAAAAAAGCTGGCTCCAATAGTATTCGGAATAGCTACCGATTCTTTAGCCATTGTAGAAGGAACCATTGAGCGAGGCGAGAGTATATCGGATATTTTAACGCATTATAATATTTCTCCCACTACGGTACATAACCTGGCCCAAAAAGCTAAATCTGTTTTTAACGTTCGGCGCATTCAATCCCAGCGTCCCTACGTACTCTTGCATACTCTTGATTCCGCTCAAACCGCCCAGTATTTTATCTACGAACCAAGTAATTCGGACTACGTGATATACGATTTGCGGGGAGACTTAGCGGTAACGCGCCATGAACGGGAAATTAAAGTAGTTGAGCGGGAACTGGCTGGTGAAATCAAAGGGTCGTTATATGAGTCGGTGCTGGCGGCCGGCGGATCGGCGCAGTTGGTAAATCAATTAGCCGATATCTACGCTTGGCGGCTAAACCTGAATCATTTGCAACCCGGCGATCAGTTTAAATTAATTTATGAGGAAAAGCTGGTAAATAGTAATAGTATTGGCTACGGAATTCTAAAAGCTGCTTTTTTCGAACATAGTGGTCAACCGCTTTACGCCATTGGCTTTGATCAGGGCAAAGGCATCAGCTATTTCGATCAGGATGGCAAAAGCTTTAAAAAGGCTTTCCTGAAAGAGCCTTTGGAATACACTCGGATTAGTTCCCGGTACACCATGAGCCGCTTTCACCCGGTACAGAAACGCTTTAAAGCGCATCTAGGAACGGACTTTGCCGCTCCTCGGGGCACCCCCATCCGCAGCGTAGGCGAAGGTAAAATAGTAGAGGCAGCTTATAATTTTGGCAATGGGTATTACGTAAAAATTCAACACAACAAAACCTTTACTACTCAATATTTGCATCTATCCCGGTTCGCGAAAGGTATTCGGCGCGGCCGAAGTGTTGCGCAAGGACAAACCATTGGCTATGTGGGCAGTACAGGCCTTTCTACGGGGCCGCATTTGTGTTACCGCCTCTGGAAAAATGGCAAACAAGTAGATGCCTTACG
- a CDS encoding SufE family protein — protein MTIEERQDQIIEDFELFDDWMDKYEYIIQLGKDLPLIDEKYKTDENLIKGCQSKVWLHADYENGKLIFTADSDAIITKGLVSMVVQVLSGHTPQEIAEANIYFINEIGLQNHLSPTRSNGLLSMLKQIKLYALAYQTQAFNPS, from the coding sequence ATGACGATAGAGGAACGGCAGGACCAGATTATTGAGGATTTTGAGTTGTTTGATGACTGGATGGATAAATACGAATATATTATTCAGTTAGGTAAAGACTTGCCTCTTATCGATGAAAAATATAAAACCGACGAAAACTTGATTAAAGGCTGTCAGTCGAAGGTATGGCTGCACGCCGATTACGAAAATGGCAAATTAATTTTCACGGCGGATAGTGATGCTATTATTACCAAAGGCTTGGTGAGTATGGTGGTACAGGTTCTTTCGGGACATACCCCCCAGGAAATTGCGGAAGCCAATATTTATTTTATCAATGAAATTGGCTTACAAAACCACCTTTCTCCTACCCGTTCTAATGGATTATTATCCATGCTGAAACAAATAAAACTTTACGCCCTCGCTTACCAAACCCAAGCTTTCAATCCATCATGA
- the sufC gene encoding Fe-S cluster assembly ATPase SufC, giving the protein MLSIRNLHAEVEGKKILKGINLEVKAGEIHAIMGPNGSGKSSLSSVLAGRETYEVTEGEVLFDGKDLLDMAPEIRAREGLFMAFQYPVEIPGVSNINFLRTALNEIREYRGLPQLEAKEFLKLTKEKQKLVEFQSKLVNRSLNEGFSGGEKKRNEILQLAMLEPKLSIMDETDSGLDIDALRIVAKGVNQIRNEHNAFILITHYQRLLEYIVPDYVHVLYDGRIVKSGTKELALELEEKGYDWIKEEFKTEETAH; this is encoded by the coding sequence ATGCTAAGCATTAGAAATTTGCACGCCGAAGTAGAAGGCAAAAAGATTTTAAAAGGAATAAACTTAGAAGTTAAGGCCGGAGAGATTCACGCCATCATGGGTCCAAATGGTTCCGGTAAAAGCTCCCTCTCGTCCGTTTTGGCGGGCCGGGAAACGTACGAGGTAACCGAAGGCGAAGTACTTTTTGATGGCAAAGATTTACTGGATATGGCACCCGAAATCCGGGCCCGGGAAGGTTTGTTTATGGCTTTCCAGTATCCGGTTGAAATTCCGGGCGTATCTAATATCAACTTTCTGCGTACGGCTTTAAACGAAATCCGCGAATACCGCGGATTACCCCAGTTGGAAGCAAAAGAATTTTTAAAACTCACGAAAGAAAAACAAAAGCTGGTTGAGTTTCAATCCAAGTTGGTGAACCGTTCGTTAAACGAAGGATTCTCCGGCGGAGAAAAGAAGCGAAACGAAATTCTGCAATTAGCTATGCTGGAACCTAAGCTTTCTATAATGGACGAAACGGATTCCGGCTTAGATATAGATGCGTTGCGCATTGTAGCGAAAGGTGTCAACCAAATCCGCAATGAGCATAATGCTTTTATCTTAATTACGCACTACCAACGGCTTTTAGAATACATTGTACCCGATTATGTGCATGTATTGTACGATGGTCGCATTGTTAAGTCCGGCACCAAAGAACTGGCGCTGGAACTGGAAGAAAAAGGCTACGACTGGATAAAAGAAGAATTTAAAACGGAAGAAACAGCCCACTAA